The following are encoded together in the Anopheles nili chromosome 3, idAnoNiliSN_F5_01, whole genome shotgun sequence genome:
- the LOC128727610 gene encoding flexible cuticle protein 12-like, with the protein MKTIVAFAFVLALALAAPLDDSKNAQILKYENDNIGVDGYKFAFETSDGHTRQEQAELKKLGDDVEALVVRGSYSFTADDGQVYTVNYVADENGFQPEGAHLPTV; encoded by the exons ATGAAAACCATCGTCGCATTCGCCTTCGTCCTGGCTCTGGCCCTCGCCGCCCCGCTGGATGACTCCAAGAACGCTCAGATCCTGAAGTACGAGAACGACAACATCGGCGTCGATGGATACAAGTTCGC CTTCGAAACCAGCGATGGACACACTCGCCAGGAGCAGGCTGAGCTGAAGAAGCTTGGTGATGACGTCGAGGCCCTCGTCGTCCGTGGCTCGTACTCGTTCACCGCCGATGACGGACAGGTGTACACCGTCAACTACGTCGCCGATGAGAACGGCTTCCAGCCCGAAGGTGCCCATTTGCCCACGGTCTAA
- the LOC128723029 gene encoding uncharacterized protein LOC128723029: protein MSSSSASRSPDKRKKPLPYFMQKPDEGTLPSFQNRRTLADHVKDNMLCAGRKRYFQRIVYIGRYKKMSGATLRERFGKVVKDVQERTTTEIKLFGLMLSCDDYTMHMIESAEETIGEYMHQLAKVEDLSVDTRVVLVYNNINQRFFRKLVWRVFDYMDSLPQTELDQRDPNLIQSTIDAFLVKLFKLCKQVRAEELDENSAFKSLYLYDYCKEYTPDTALVEYLLTLPCLFTVQEYAAFYGRLPDVDGLRDRIWPIPKDLTPYDVFETGRYDVNLTFGDGK from the exons ATGTCGTCCTCCTCGGCAAGCCGTAGCCCGGACAAGCGCAAGAAACCGTTGCCGTATTTCATGCAGAAACCCGACGAGGGTACTCTGCCATCGTTCCAGAACCGGCGTACTCTGGCGGATCATGTGAAGGATAACATGCTGTGTGCTGGCCGGAAGCGTTACTTCCAGCGCATCGTGTACATTGGCCGGTACAAGAAAATGAGCGGTGCTACGTTGCGAGAGCGATTCGGGAAGGTGGTCAAAGATGTGCAGGAGCGTACGACTACCGAGATCAAGCTGTTCGGGTTGATGCTCAGCTGCGATGACTACACGATGCACATGATTGAGAGCGCTGAAGAAACCATAGGCGAGTACATGCATCAGCTGGCCAAAGTCGAGGATCTGTCTGTGGATACCCGCGTCGTGCTGGTGtacaacaacatcaaccagCGGTTCTTCCGCAAGCTGGTGTGGCGTGTTTTCGACTACATGGACAGCCTGCCACAGACAGAGCTCGATCAGCGTGACCCGAACTTGATCCAGAGCACGATCGATGCGTTCCTCGTGAAGTTGTTTAAGTTGTGCAAGCAAGTGCGCGCAGAAGAGCTGGACGAAA attcCGCCTTCAAATCGCTCTACCTGTACGACTACTGCAAAGAGTACACACCTGATACAGCTTTGGTGGAGTATCTGCTGACGTTGCCGTGTCTGTTCACCGTGCAAGAGTACGCGGCTTTCTACGGCCGGTTGCCGGACGTGGACGGGTTACGGGATCGCATTTGGCCCATCCCGAAGGACCTCACACCGTACGATGTGTTCGAAACGGGCCGGTACGACGTGAATCTCACGTTCGGTGATGGCAAGTGA
- the LOC128726779 gene encoding protein lethal(3)malignant blood neoplasm 1, with product METRVLIIILLLLTMVRAASKYYDGPIRPYEFGFNIEGHQHRKESKDKNGIIMGEFGFITADNVYHVTVYATDADGNFKIVSMKNYKLGPMTPPTAPPPPPTTVPTTKVAPSSMTTSTTPQPFRIITTAKTIVPLTTPKPSNIAACSGCKIPEPPMSTTTPSPPETSTLYVPPFKIVNKNDFETMGGKTTPGSTTTEATPSTSAGDVNETPQDTPQKLVEKGSKPTQDNRSKGSQNTSGSTDRDQSRKETGKHKRDAVLQRDATTRFDERNTPENDRSQSHSRPEGSTKDTKPSSKPNQDDPMKLIEMHTANMIQHILNGLLYRFNYTAGYHGHHEQGDRQGNKEGGYYSIGRDGIRRGVSYKANEFGFQPHIKFEKVSPEETPREDTEKQAGLKGFDFKWFYGS from the exons ATGGAGACCCGAGTGTTG atAATCATCCTGCTGCTCTTAACGATGGTGCGAGCCGCTTCAAAATACTACGACGGACCGATTCGGCCGTACGAATTTGGGTTTAACATCGAAGGACATCAGCATCGCAAGGAATCCAAAG ATAAAAATGGCATCATTATGGGCGAGTTCGGCTTCATTACGGCTGACAACGTTTACCACGTCACGGTGTACGCCACGGACGCGGACGGTAACTTCAAGATAGTCAGCATGAAAAACTACAAACTCGGCCCAATGACGCCTCCAACTGCGCCACCTCCACCTCCGACAACTGTACCCACGACGAAGGTAGCTCCCTCATCAATGACTACCTCGACGACACCGCAGCCGTTCCGCATAATCACCACGGCCAAGACGATCGTTCCGCTCACCACGCCGAAACCATCGAACATAGCGGCCTGTTCAGGATGTAAAATTCCCGAGCCACCCATGTCCACGACAACGCCATCTCCACCGGAAACGAGCACTCTGTACGTGCCACCGTTCAAGATCGTCAACAAGAACGACTTCGAAACGATGGGAGGTAAAACGACGCCAGGATCGACGACAACCGAGGCTACTCCTTCAACGAGTGCAGGCGATGTGAACGAAACCCCGCAGGATACACCGCAAAAGTTGGTGGAGAAAGGCTCGAAACCAACCCAGGACAATCGATCGAAAGGAAGCCAAAACACAAGCGGAAGTACTGATCGTGATCAATCGCGTAAAGAAACAGGTAAACATAAACGAGATGCAGTTTTGCAACGAGATGCAACCACACGATTCGATGAACGAAATacgcctgaaa ATGATCGGTCCCAGTCTCACTCCCGACCGGAAGGATCCACGAAGGACACAAAACCCTCCTCCAAACCCAACCAGGACGATCCCATGAAGCTGATCGAGATGCACACGGCCAACATGATCCAGCACATACTGAACGGGCTACTGTACCGATTCAACTACACCGCAGGTTACCACGGACATCACGAGCAGGGTGATCGTCAGGGAAATAAAGAAGGTGGCTACTATTCGATCGGCCGCGATGGAATTCGGCGTGGTGTGAGCTACAAGGCGAACGAATTCGGCTTTCAGCCGCACATCAAGTTCGAGAAGGTCAGCCCAGAGGAGACCCCCCGGGAGGACACGGAAAAACAGGCCGGCTTGAAAGGGTTCGATTTTAAGTGGTTTTATGGCTCGTAA
- the LOC128726685 gene encoding larval cuticle protein 16/17-like produces MKTLIVLALIALVAVNANQNAKTLRYENVQDGDASYKFAFESDDGIARQEQGELKNEADGMNVQGNFKFVADDGQEYVVQYVADSQGFHPEGDHIPKEYVENVPSL; encoded by the exons ATGAAGACCCTGATCGTGCTTGCCCTGATCGCCCTTGTGGCCGTCAACGCCAACCAGAACGCCAAGACGCTGCGATACGAGAACGTGCAGGATGGCGATGCGAGCTACAAATTCGC GTTCGAATCGGATGACGGTATCGCGCGCCAGGAGCAGGGAGAGCTCAAGAACGAAGCTGACGGCATGAATGTGCAGGGCAACTTCAAGTTCGTCGCTGACGATGGCCAGGAGTACGTGGTGCAGTACGTGGCTGATAGCCAGGGCTTCCATCCGGAGGGTGATCACATCCCGAAGGAGTACGTTGAGAACGTGCCCAGCCTGTAA